One genomic region from Oncorhynchus gorbuscha isolate QuinsamMale2020 ecotype Even-year linkage group LG13, OgorEven_v1.0, whole genome shotgun sequence encodes:
- the LOC123992515 gene encoding acetyl-coenzyme A transporter 1-like translates to MELSDSVTHKNGRQRKPAVPQGDMSDGNRVRNTTPDLEEEGEALLRGSDTENNGQPSVQPGIRGELGNVSLLLFLYVLQGIPLGLAGSIPLILQSKNVSYKDQAFFSFVFWPFSLKLLWAPLVDALYLTWFGRRKSWLVPTQYLLGLFMLYLSVTVDTLLKSDEGQGPDVITLTTVFFMLAFLAATQDIAVDGWALTMLSRENVGYASTCNSVGQTAGYFLGNVLFLALESADFCNKYLRAEPKETGIVTLSDFLFFWGVVFLVSTTLVAIMKKENARGQHGRKKVREETQSVMETYKLLLSIIKMPAVFTFCSLLLTAKMGFSAADAVTGLKLVEAGVPKEQLALLAVPMVPLQVLLPLIISKYTAGPRPLDVFYKAFPFRLLIGLGYAVLVWWTPSLKQEGGFPLYYYTIVLFSYALHQVALYSMYVACMAFHAKVSDPVIGGTYMTLLNTVTNLGGNWPSTLALWMVDPLTSKECQGAAGQKCGSPEETGLCVKEGGVCVTSLDGYYVESVVCALIGLTWWVWLGNRMRRLQDQSPAAWRCRIGQ, encoded by the exons ATGGAACTATCTGACTCAGTCACACATAAGAACGGGCGGCAGAGGAAGCCTGCTGTCCCCCAGGGGGACATGAGTGACGGGAATAGGGTTCGCAACACCACCCCtgacctggaggaggagggggaagcgTTGCTTCGAGGATCTGACACGGAGAACAACGGACAACCCAGTGTGCAGCCTGGGATCAGAGGGGAGCTGGGGAATGTATCTCTGCTGCTCTTCCTTTATGTCCTCCAGGGTATCCCTCTGGGCCTGGCCGGGAGCATCCCTCTCATCCTGCAGAGTAAGAACGTCAGCTACAAGGACCAGGCCTTCTTCAGCTTTGTCTTCTGGCCCTTCAGTCTCAAGCTGCTGTGGGCCCCGCTGGTTGATGCGCTCTACCTGACCTGGTTTGGACGCCG gaAGTCGTGGCTGGTGCCCACCCAGTACCTGCTGGGTCTCTTCATGCTGTACCTGTCGGTTACCGTGGATACGCTGCTGAAAAGTGATGAGGGGCAGGGTCCTGATGTGATAACCCTGACGACGGTGTTCTTCATGCTGGCCTTTCTGGCAGCCACCCAg GACATAGCAGTGGATGGCTGGGCTCTGACCATGCTGTCTAGGGAGAACGTGGGCTACGCCTCCACCTGTAACTCTGTGGGACAGACTGCTGGCTACTTCCTAGGCAACGTGCTCTTCCTGGCTCTGGAGTCAGCTGACTTCTGCAACAAATACCTGAGAGCAGAGCCTAAAGAGACTGGCATCGTGACACTGTCAG ACTTCCTGTTTTTCTGGGGCGTGGTGTTCCTGGTGTCGACCACGCTGGTGGCCATTATGAAGAAGGAGAACGCCAGGGGACAGCACGGGAGGAAGAAGGTCCGGGAGGAGACGCAGAGCGTCATGGAAACATACAAACTGCTGCTCTCCATCATCAAGATGCCTGCCGTGTTCACCTTCTGTAGCCTGCTGCTCACTGCTAAG ATGGGTTTCTCTGCAGCAGATGCAGTGACCGGTCTGAAGCTGGTTGAGGCAGGTGTTCCTAAAGAGCAGCTGGCATTACTGGCAGTCCCCATGGTTCCACTGCAGGTACTACTACCTCTCATCATCAGTAAATACACCGCGGGACCACGACCACTAGATGTTTTCTACAAGGCCTttcccttcag GTTGTTGATAGGTCTGGGGTATGCTGTGTTGGTGTGGTGGACTCCCAGTTTAAAGCAGGAAGGGGGATTCCctctctactactacactatagtccTGTTCAGCTACGCTCTGCATCAG GTGGCGCTGTACAGCATGTATGTGGCCTGTATGGCTTTCCATGCTAAAGTGAGTGACCCAGTGATTGGTGGGACTTACATGACCCTGCTGAACACTGTCACCAACCTGGGGGGAAACTGGCCCTCCACCCTGGCATTGTGGATGGTCGACCCACTCACCTCAAAGGAGTGCCAGGGAGCTGCTGGGCAGAAATGTGGCTCCCCAGAGGAGACAGGG ctGTGTGTTAAGgagggcggtgtgtgtgtgacgtcgTTGGATGGTTACTATGTGGAGTCGGTGGTGTGTGCGTTGATAGGACTAACGTGGTGGGTGTGGCTAGGGAACAGGATGAGAAGGCTACAGGACCAGAGCCCTGCAGCGTGGAGGTGCAGGATCGGCCAATGA